The genomic DNA ACCACACATGCAAAACTAGAGATGCTAAGTGTCTAGAATTATACAGCTTTATGGAACGAGGCCTTGCCGGTGACAAATCCAGTGACAAGCCTTATATCAAAAGATTTACCAATAACCTAGATGACTGCCAAATAACTGATCTTGTTGGTTTATTTGGCTCCGGCGGTAGGGATCGAACCTACGACAAATTGATTAACAGACAACTGCTCAGTTAGACTGCATGATATATCCTTATATTCAGTCTGGGGCAGGGCCTACAGTGGCCTCTCTCGCAGCGCTGGCGATAGTCATCTTGACGCCCTCAAGCCTATGAAATAGTAACTGATTATTGAGCGGGCGTTGTGTAATGGTTAAGACCCCAGTTTTCCAAACAAGTGTTCTGAGTTTCGTACAGTAGCACTGTGCACCTTACTGTTTCTTTTTGTTGACTTTTATCTTGCATCAGGTTGCATGTAGTAGCGCAGAGTAGCGTGGCGTTACCTACAAAAGGCCGACAGAATATGCCAAAGCTTACAGAGACGTTTTCTAACAAATTGCCACATGCGAAAGCAGGGACGGATAAGTACTGGGACGCTGAGATCAAAGGGCTGGTGCTCTTTGTGGGGAAGCGCTCGAAGACCTGGTACTTTCAGAAGGACGTTGGCGGCCAGACCAAGCGTATTCTGATTGGTCGGTTTCCAATCATCTCAGCGCAGGCCGCACGCCAAACGGCGCTTGGGTTTGCCTTGGAGATGGGCCGAGGGGCAGGGAAGGCGGCTCAGATTGGCGCGCCCACGTTGGAGGCCGCAATGGAAGTGTATCTGGCACGTCCAAAGCTGCGTTCTGAGACTAACAAGATCGGGATGCGCGCCCAGCTTACGCTTCATCTGAAAGACTGGATGCGCCTGCCTCTCGGCGAGATCAGCAAGACGATGACAGTGCGCCGTCATCACGATATGGCGGGATCGTCGTCGGCAGCTAATCATGTTCTTCGCAGCTTTCGCGCCATCTATAATCATGCCCGCCGGACTTGTGACTTACCAGAATGTCCAACGATGGCGATTGAATGGTTTGAAGATAAGCCGGACGGGCGGATTATTGAGGACCTGAAGCACTGGCGGCAGACGATTGATGATCTGCCCAACCCAATCCATCGCGTATTCTACGAGCTGCTTTTGTTTACCGGCCTTCGCAAAACTGAAGTGTTCACCTTGAAGTGGGAGCAGATACAGGAAGACCACATTCATCTGCCAATGACGAAGAACGGGCGGAGTTTTGATCTTCCAATTTTGCAATTGCACCATGAGATCTTGGCACCACTTCGCCCTCTCAGCAGAGACTGGGTCTTTCCGTCACCAAAGTCAGAGTCCGGCCACATCACAAGGCCGGAACGGCTCAAGTATAATCCGCATATGCATCGCCGGACATTCGCGACGGTTGCAATGGAAGCAGGCGTTCTGGAAGAAATCGTTGGACGACTGCTCAATCATACGCCGCTGTCGATCACTGGGCAGAGATATACTCGTCCGTCGTTGGATGCATTGCGGCCTTCGATGGAGATTGCGTGCGCCGAAATATCTAAAAGGTTAGTAGTTGGATAAGGCTGACCTTTATCATTGAATGCCAGAGGTCAATCTTATCCTGGACAGCTGCCTAATCCACTGGGCTCATGATACTAATTGACCTCTGCGACTGTGTCGATGAGCGCAGTCACGCTGTCGGAATTCCTGTCAAACAAGTCTTGCAGGGGTAGGGGAAGGGTGAGTTCCGCCCAATAGCTGATTTGTGTAACATGGGCCAACTTAGCCCTCAAAGACGGTGCGAATTGGATCCCGTGGAATAGGAACGATACCGATCTGTTCCATTGCGATGCGGGCATAGGTTCCATCGGTAACCATTTCACTAAGCGCTCCATTGATCGCACGCACAAGATTGGGTCGTGCCTTTGTCACCGCCCAGCCCATCTGATAGCTATCAAGAAAGCCGTCCACTAGCTTTAGCGGTAAATTTCCAGTCTTAATCGCGTAGGCCCCGCCAATGCCATCGACGATGGCTCCATCGATATTACCGTTGATTAGATCCTGAAGGGCTTCGGGGTCTGATCCATACAGCTTCACATCGTCTGTCAGTGCCTCAGCCAAAGGTACAAAGGTTGAGGCAACGATTGTACCAATTTTACGGCCCTTCAAATCATCGGTGATGGCGGCGGCATCATCGTTCCGCACTGCGATACGTGCGCCACTTTCAACCCACGCATCACAGAAAAAGACAGATTTTTGGCGTTCTTCTGTAATGCCCATGGGGTTCGAGATCATGTCATAACGGTTCGACATTAAGCCAACCAAGATTGAGTCCCAAGAAATTATGACTGGTTTATGCTCTAAGTCCAAGCGTGCAGCTATCTCACGAATAATGGACAATTCGAAACCTTGCAACTCACTGCCGTTTGAATAGCTAAATGGCGGAAAAGTACCTTCTGTAGCACTCGATAAAGTGCCTGGTTCTAGTAATCCCAGGTCTTCTGCTGCAGACGCAGTGCGCAGCCCCCCAAATGTCGTGGTGAGCGCTGCTGCGAGAGTGAATTGGCCGAAACGGCGTCTGTCTAAAGTCATGTCTTCTTTCCTTTCAGGTGGTTTACCCGGCGATGCCGGGCTCATTTACTTAGGGCGGGGTAGCGACGCTCATGCCAACGAGCGAACTGGTTTAGAGCTTCAGCTAAAATCAAGTAGAATATGGCCGCAAGAATGTAGTAGTCAAACGGGCGGAAGGTGCTTGCGATCTGCTGCTTTGCATACAAAGTAATTTCGACGATCGTGATAGCAGACAATAGTGAGGTGTTTTTAAGGGTGTTCAT from Octadecabacter antarcticus 307 includes the following:
- a CDS encoding tyrosine-type recombinase/integrase — encoded protein: MPKLTETFSNKLPHAKAGTDKYWDAEIKGLVLFVGKRSKTWYFQKDVGGQTKRILIGRFPIISAQAARQTALGFALEMGRGAGKAAQIGAPTLEAAMEVYLARPKLRSETNKIGMRAQLTLHLKDWMRLPLGEISKTMTVRRHHDMAGSSSAANHVLRSFRAIYNHARRTCDLPECPTMAIEWFEDKPDGRIIEDLKHWRQTIDDLPNPIHRVFYELLLFTGLRKTEVFTLKWEQIQEDHIHLPMTKNGRSFDLPILQLHHEILAPLRPLSRDWVFPSPKSESGHITRPERLKYNPHMHRRTFATVAMEAGVLEEIVGRLLNHTPLSITGQRYTRPSLDALRPSMEIACAEISKRLVVG
- a CDS encoding transporter substrate-binding domain-containing protein — encoded protein: MTLDRRRFGQFTLAAALTTTFGGLRTASAAEDLGLLEPGTLSSATEGTFPPFSYSNGSELQGFELSIIREIAARLDLEHKPVIISWDSILVGLMSNRYDMISNPMGITEERQKSVFFCDAWVESGARIAVRNDDAAAITDDLKGRKIGTIVASTFVPLAEALTDDVKLYGSDPEALQDLINGNIDGAIVDGIGGAYAIKTGNLPLKLVDGFLDSYQMGWAVTKARPNLVRAINGALSEMVTDGTYARIAMEQIGIVPIPRDPIRTVFEG